A genomic stretch from Bacteroidota bacterium includes:
- a CDS encoding T9SS type A sorting domain-containing protein → MKLLVTACGICIVMLAQGQQLLNSGFENWTLKNEYIEPDGWISTNAYAFLGAPETCYPFEEAHTGNWSAKLETRLDPITGDTLRAVLITGSDYEAPGVSFPHKPTACSFYYKHNRLDTAAAVVYLTKWNSVLKRKDTIASGFTIFFDIASTFTLRTIPLTYFGTAKPDTCLFLFTTTLKDKPNPGNYLIIDDIVFTGFLSVNGIENQPALRIYPNPAQDVVTIDTEDEVKQVIIRSVEGKEVSKGFDKKLTVSHLNSSVYFIEVETANGWIYTQRFVKD, encoded by the coding sequence ATGAAACTTTTGGTGACTGCTTGTGGTATTTGTATTGTAATGCTGGCACAAGGCCAGCAATTACTGAATAGCGGGTTTGAAAACTGGACATTAAAAAACGAATACATTGAACCCGACGGGTGGATAAGTACCAACGCTTACGCTTTTTTAGGTGCCCCTGAAACCTGCTATCCTTTTGAGGAGGCGCATACAGGAAATTGGAGTGCTAAGCTTGAAACACGCCTCGACCCTATTACAGGCGATACATTAAGGGCTGTATTGATTACGGGCAGTGATTACGAAGCTCCTGGTGTAAGTTTCCCTCATAAACCAACGGCTTGCAGTTTTTACTATAAGCACAACCGCTTAGATACCGCCGCCGCAGTGGTGTACCTTACCAAATGGAATTCTGTTCTTAAAAGAAAAGATACCATCGCCTCGGGTTTTACCATCTTTTTCGACATTGCAAGTACGTTTACGCTCCGCACCATACCGCTTACTTATTTTGGTACAGCAAAGCCTGACACTTGTTTGTTTTTGTTTACCACAACACTAAAAGATAAACCCAATCCCGGTAATTATTTGATTATTGACGATATAGTTTTTACTGGTTTTTTAAGTGTGAATGGTATTGAAAACCAACCTGCGCTAAGGATTTACCCCAACCCTGCACAAGATGTTGTAACAATAGATACCGAGGACGAGGTGAAGCAGGTCATTATTCGTTCTGTTGAAGGGAAAGAAGTTTCTAAGGGCTTTGATAAAAAACTAACTGTCAGTCATTTAAATTCATCGGTTTATTTTATTGAAGTTGAGACGGCAAACGGGTGGATATACACACAACGGTTTGTGAAAGATTGA
- a CDS encoding 2,3,4,5-tetrahydropyridine-2,6-dicarboxylate N-succinyltransferase — protein MQNLQTIIESAWENRELLKDSATQEAINTIIEELDKGRLRVAQPTDNGWQVNDWVKKTVIMYFPIRQMETIEVGPMEFHDKMKLKTGYAQLGVRVVPHAIARYGAYLAKGVIMMPGYVNIGAYVDEGTMVDTWATVGSCAQIGKNVHLSGGVGIGGVLEPVQAAPVIIEDNCFIGSRCIVVEGVRVEREAVLGAGVVLTQSTKIIDVTGPTPIETKGVVPERSVVIPGSYTKTFPAGEYQVPCALIIGRRKPSTDLKTSLNDALREHSVAV, from the coding sequence ATGCAAAACCTGCAAACAATAATTGAGAGTGCTTGGGAAAACCGCGAGTTACTAAAAGACTCTGCTACGCAAGAGGCTATAAACACGATAATTGAAGAGTTGGACAAAGGTCGTTTACGGGTGGCACAACCCACTGATAACGGCTGGCAAGTGAACGATTGGGTAAAAAAAACCGTTATTATGTACTTCCCTATCCGCCAAATGGAAACTATTGAAGTGGGTCCGATGGAATTTCATGATAAAATGAAACTAAAAACCGGTTATGCCCAATTAGGCGTTCGTGTGGTGCCTCACGCTATTGCGCGCTACGGTGCCTACCTTGCCAAAGGGGTGATTATGATGCCCGGTTATGTAAACATTGGTGCTTATGTAGATGAAGGAACGATGGTGGATACTTGGGCTACTGTGGGTAGCTGTGCCCAAATAGGTAAAAATGTACACCTTAGCGGTGGTGTAGGTATTGGCGGGGTATTAGAGCCCGTACAAGCCGCCCCTGTAATTATTGAGGATAACTGTTTTATAGGTTCACGCTGCATAGTGGTTGAAGGGGTACGTGTAGAGCGTGAAGCAGTATTGGGTGCCGGTGTTGTTTTAACACAAAGTACCAAAATTATTGATGTAACAGGGCCAACGCCGATTGAAACTAAAGGTGTTGTACCTGAAAGAAGTGTGGTGATACCCGGAAGCTATACAAAAACGTTCCCTGCGGGCGAATACCAAGTGCCTTGCGCATTGATTATCGGTCGCCGCAAACCAAGCACCGACCTTAAAACCAGCTTGAACGACGCTCTACGCGAGCATAGTGTAGCTGTGTAA
- a CDS encoding DUF1599 domain-containing protein, giving the protein MKKNTDYGTAWRILRQTSITDQIYIKAKRIKSIEEKGTQKIDEGVEGEYVGIINYCIIALIQMELPKEEELEISTDTLADLFDKKAKWAKNLMEDKNHDYGEAWRDMRISTYTDLILMKLLRIKQIEDNKGKTLISEGVDANFLDIINYSVFALIRLNEKQPA; this is encoded by the coding sequence ATGAAAAAAAATACCGACTACGGTACTGCTTGGCGTATTTTGAGGCAAACATCCATTACCGACCAAATTTATATAAAGGCGAAGCGTATTAAAAGTATTGAAGAAAAAGGTACGCAAAAAATTGACGAAGGGGTTGAAGGCGAGTATGTAGGTATAATTAACTACTGCATAATAGCTTTAATACAAATGGAGCTGCCAAAAGAAGAAGAACTTGAGATTAGCACCGATACTTTGGCCGATTTGTTTGATAAAAAAGCAAAATGGGCAAAGAATTTGATGGAAGACAAGAACCACGATTATGGAGAGGCGTGGCGAGACATGAGAATTAGTACTTACACTGATTTGATTTTGATGAAGCTGTTGCGTATTAAACAAATTGAAGACAATAAGGGGAAAACCCTTATTTCAGAAGGTGTTGATGCCAACTTTTTAGATATTATCAACTATTCAGTTTTTGCACTGATACGATTAAATGAAAAACAACCCGCATGA
- a CDS encoding DoxX family protein encodes MKVLAVISRVLVGLLFIFSGFVKANDPLGFSYKLEEYYHVFGLNFLSSTALYQAMFISVLEMVLGFAVLMGTRMKVTGSLILGMIIFFTMLTGFTAISNWFFENPDSGTTKWFADLFGFDPKKIYYMTDCGCFGEFIKLTPWQSFYKDLILLAFIIIIFIRRKHTRSIFSRTMQTNIIVTLSVAFTVFTGYCNMYLPMVNFLNWQNDNDVATLITCPPDAPKDSVQNVFIYNVKGVDTEFSYDDMMTGKIPTDAKFIDRRDKVIIKGCQPKIMGFTMFTKDNVDFKDTMLRNNDYQLLVISYDLEHARKNGMKKVAELAKEFIEKDGKKVWGLTASTLDDAEKIRHEYGLIFDFYNTDAKMLKSMIRSNAGLILMKGSVVIDSWPARSIPKAEKIRKLMAKGK; translated from the coding sequence ATGAAAGTATTAGCAGTTATAAGCCGCGTTTTAGTTGGACTTTTATTTATTTTTTCGGGCTTTGTAAAAGCCAACGACCCGCTAGGCTTCTCCTATAAATTAGAAGAATATTACCACGTTTTCGGGCTTAACTTTCTTTCATCAACTGCTTTGTACCAAGCCATGTTCATCAGCGTGCTTGAAATGGTGCTTGGCTTTGCCGTGTTGATGGGTACCCGTATGAAAGTAACGGGCAGCCTGATACTGGGTATGATTATATTTTTTACCATGCTAACAGGCTTTACTGCCATTAGTAACTGGTTTTTTGAAAATCCTGACAGCGGCACTACCAAATGGTTTGCCGATTTATTCGGGTTTGACCCCAAGAAGATATACTACATGACTGATTGCGGCTGTTTCGGCGAGTTTATTAAACTCACACCGTGGCAATCGTTTTATAAAGATTTGATATTGTTGGCGTTCATCATTATCATCTTTATCCGCCGTAAGCATACGCGCTCAATTTTCTCGCGCACCATGCAAACCAACATCATTGTTACTCTTTCGGTTGCGTTTACAGTATTTACAGGGTATTGCAACATGTATTTGCCAATGGTTAACTTCCTTAACTGGCAAAACGATAACGACGTAGCAACTCTGATAACTTGCCCCCCAGATGCACCCAAAGACAGTGTACAAAACGTATTTATATACAATGTAAAAGGGGTTGATACCGAGTTTTCATACGATGATATGATGACAGGTAAAATACCTACGGATGCTAAGTTTATCGACCGAAGAGACAAGGTGATTATTAAAGGTTGCCAGCCAAAGATTATGGGTTTCACAATGTTTACTAAAGACAATGTGGACTTTAAAGATACCATGCTGCGCAATAATGATTATCAGTTGTTGGTGATATCGTATGACTTGGAACACGCCCGCAAAAACGGCATGAAAAAAGTGGCCGAACTTGCGAAGGAGTTTATCGAGAAAGACGGTAAAAAAGTATGGGGACTTACTGCAAGTACCCTTGATGATGCAGAAAAAATACGCCACGAGTACGGGCTAATATTTGATTTTTATAATACCGATGCCAAAATGCTTAAATCAATGATACGCAGCAATGCCGGATTGATTTTGATGAAAGGCAGTGTAGTTATAGATTCATGGCCTGCCCGCAGCATACCAAAAGCTGAAAAAATCAGGAAACTGATGGCCAAAGGCAAATAA
- a CDS encoding dephospho-CoA kinase yields the protein MLKIGITGGIGSGKSTVCKIFEQLGIPVYSADLEARELMNTDVTLVAALKKEFGADIYDAKGELIRPKLATLVFRDKTKVEKLNALVHPAVKEHFKQWANAQTNCPYVIKEAALMFESESYKGLDYVITVTAPKEVRLKRVIERDGAKRADVLKRMNNQLSEKERVERADFVIKNDGKHPLIPQVMHFHQMFLEAGQPLV from the coding sequence ATGTTGAAAATAGGGATAACCGGTGGTATAGGCAGTGGCAAAAGCACTGTGTGCAAAATATTTGAACAATTGGGAATACCGGTATATAGTGCCGATTTGGAAGCCCGTGAGTTGATGAATACGGATGTAACGTTGGTAGCAGCCCTTAAAAAAGAGTTTGGTGCTGATATTTATGATGCAAAAGGCGAGTTGATACGCCCTAAACTGGCAACATTAGTGTTTAGAGATAAAACCAAGGTTGAGAAACTAAATGCGTTGGTGCATCCTGCGGTTAAAGAACATTTTAAGCAATGGGCTAATGCCCAAACCAATTGCCCGTATGTGATAAAAGAAGCAGCATTGATGTTTGAGAGTGAAAGCTACAAAGGCTTGGATTATGTGATTACCGTTACAGCACCCAAAGAAGTGAGATTAAAAAGAGTAATTGAGCGAGATGGAGCAAAGCGTGCCGATGTGTTGAAACGAATGAACAACCAACTTAGTGAAAAGGAGAGGGTGGAACGTGCAGATTTTGTCATTAAAAATGATGGTAAGCACCCGTTGATTCCTCAGGTAATGCACTTTCACCAGATGTTTTTAGAGGCAGGCCAGCCCTTGGTTTAG
- the yajC gene encoding preprotein translocase subunit YajC, protein MTLSILLMAGGQQGGGLGQLVPLLLIMVVFYVFMILPQTRKAKAQRKFREELKKGDRIVNLAGIHGKIKDMDDTTLVIELEEGVKMRIEKSSISMEATNALNNPKTEEKK, encoded by the coding sequence ATGACTTTAAGTATTTTATTAATGGCCGGCGGCCAACAAGGTGGAGGATTAGGACAATTAGTACCATTGTTACTTATTATGGTGGTGTTTTATGTGTTTATGATTTTGCCCCAAACCCGCAAAGCCAAAGCCCAACGTAAGTTTCGTGAAGAATTGAAAAAAGGTGACCGTATTGTGAACCTTGCCGGAATACACGGAAAAATTAAGGACATGGACGATACTACGTTGGTGATTGAATTAGAGGAAGGTGTGAAAATGCGTATCGAAAAATCTTCGATATCAATGGAAGCTACCAACGCCCTTAACAATCCAAAAACTGAAGAGAAAAAGTAA
- the folP gene encoding dihydropteroate synthase produces the protein MGILNTTPDSFFDGGRYNAVDNALVRTEKMLTEGADLIDVGGYSTRPGAQEITPDEELRRVVSVIEAIITRFPECIISIDTFRASVAKAAVQSGASIINDVSAGDDDEQMIPLVAELNVPYILMHKQGNPQTMQNNPVYKDVVNEVLGYLAAKVTLLQSLGVHDMVIDPGFGFGKTVDHNFSLLKNMDKFSLLNVPILAGVSRKSLINKVLDIKAAEALNGTTVINTLALLGGANILRVHDVREAKEAVILTTKYSQTE, from the coding sequence ATGGGAATACTGAATACAACGCCCGATTCGTTTTTTGATGGGGGGAGGTATAATGCTGTGGATAACGCGCTGGTAAGAACCGAGAAAATGCTTACTGAGGGGGCAGATTTGATAGATGTTGGAGGATATTCAACCCGGCCGGGTGCACAAGAAATCACCCCTGATGAAGAACTGCGCAGAGTGGTGTCCGTGATAGAAGCGATTATAACCCGTTTTCCTGAGTGTATTATCTCTATTGATACTTTTAGAGCATCGGTAGCAAAAGCGGCGGTACAAAGTGGCGCAAGCATTATTAACGATGTTTCGGCAGGCGATGATGATGAGCAGATGATACCTTTGGTGGCCGAACTAAATGTGCCATACATTTTGATGCATAAACAGGGCAACCCGCAAACCATGCAAAACAATCCGGTTTATAAAGATGTTGTGAATGAGGTATTGGGATACCTTGCTGCTAAGGTAACTTTATTGCAAAGTTTGGGTGTGCACGATATGGTTATTGACCCCGGTTTTGGTTTTGGAAAAACGGTGGACCATAATTTTTCACTCCTTAAAAATATGGATAAATTCTCACTGCTAAACGTACCAATTTTAGCAGGTGTTTCACGCAAAAGTTTAATAAATAAAGTGTTAGATATAAAAGCTGCCGAAGCTTTAAACGGCACTACAGTAATAAATACGCTTGCATTACTCGGGGGTGCAAACATATTGCGTGTGCACGATGTTAGGGAGGCTAAAGAGGCCGTTATTCTTACTACTAAATACAGCCAAACAGAGTAA
- a CDS encoding TfoX/Sxy family protein: protein MAANEVITNRVREALMHLPDVQEKTMFNGLCFMVEDKMCICVNEDEILCRIGAKKISEVIETDGCRQMIHNGKPMKDYVFVSNTLIETPTDLNFWVQLCLAFNKEAKSSKKKK from the coding sequence ATGGCAGCTAACGAAGTAATTACAAACCGAGTGCGGGAAGCCTTGATGCATTTACCCGATGTGCAAGAGAAAACCATGTTTAACGGGTTGTGTTTTATGGTGGAGGACAAGATGTGTATTTGCGTGAACGAGGACGAAATTCTTTGCCGAATAGGGGCAAAAAAAATTAGTGAGGTAATAGAAACCGACGGATGCCGCCAAATGATACACAATGGCAAACCCATGAAGGATTATGTGTTTGTGAGCAATACCCTTATCGAAACCCCTACCGACCTTAATTTTTGGGTGCAACTTTGTTTAGCTTTTAACAAAGAAGCCAAATCATCGAAGAAGAAAAAATAA
- a CDS encoding ABC transporter permease has product MLTFITKKLLYGLLVLIGIVLMVFVLFAWFPDPAEIMAGQRDDVLTKDAIKKEFGLDKPKGTQLLLYINDLSPLSFHQSTQENKEKYSYLCLFTAGQTDVVLKQPYLRRSYQSKKKVSQLLAESFAGTAVLATASILFAAVLGILLGIIAALRQNTFTDRAILFTSTLGISLPSFFAAIIIAWLFGYLLSNYTGLNMTGSWVDYDGNYHRYYSFSNLILPTLALGIRPLSIIIQLTRSSMIEVMGQDYIRTAYAKGLSHSQVIWRHALKNALNPVITSISGWFASLLAGSFFVEYIFNWRGVGKVTVEALEKSDYPVVMGAILLIAVVFITMNIMVDIMYKVLDPRVNIN; this is encoded by the coding sequence ATGCTAACCTTTATCACAAAAAAGCTGCTTTACGGCTTGCTGGTTTTAATCGGCATTGTGCTAATGGTGTTTGTATTGTTTGCTTGGTTTCCCGACCCCGCCGAAATAATGGCAGGACAACGCGATGATGTTTTAACAAAAGATGCCATAAAAAAAGAGTTCGGGCTTGATAAACCCAAAGGCACTCAGTTACTGCTTTATATCAACGATTTATCTCCCCTGTCGTTTCATCAATCAACACAAGAAAACAAAGAAAAGTACAGCTATCTGTGCCTTTTTACAGCCGGCCAAACGGATGTGGTTTTAAAACAACCCTACCTACGCCGCTCCTACCAAAGCAAAAAAAAGGTATCGCAACTGCTGGCTGAATCGTTTGCGGGCACTGCTGTGTTAGCTACTGCGTCCATACTGTTTGCCGCTGTGTTGGGCATATTGTTGGGGATAATTGCAGCACTCCGCCAAAACACCTTTACTGATAGGGCAATTTTATTCACCAGCACTTTAGGTATATCCCTGCCCTCCTTTTTTGCTGCTATCATTATTGCATGGTTGTTCGGTTACCTGCTTAGCAACTATACAGGGCTTAATATGACGGGCAGCTGGGTAGATTACGACGGTAACTACCATCGTTATTACAGTTTCAGCAATTTAATATTACCCACACTTGCATTGGGCATACGTCCATTATCAATTATTATACAGCTAACCCGAAGCAGTATGATTGAGGTAATGGGGCAAGACTACATACGAACGGCCTACGCAAAAGGATTAAGCCACAGTCAGGTAATATGGCGTCACGCATTAAAGAATGCCTTAAACCCTGTTATAACATCAATTTCGGGGTGGTTTGCATCGTTGCTTGCAGGCTCGTTTTTTGTTGAGTACATTTTTAACTGGCGCGGAGTGGGCAAAGTAACCGTTGAAGCACTAGAAAAATCAGACTATCCGGTAGTTATGGGAGCCATACTACTAATTGCAGTTGTTTTTATCACCATGAACATTATGGTTGATATTATGTATAAAGTTTTAGACCCCAGGGTAAACATAAACTAA
- a CDS encoding DUF3078 domain-containing protein → MKKVLLTVCSVGCMLTAFAQNQKIEIKEASLYSDTGKWNNTLELGINFNQSSFSPNWKGGGTNSYAIGGLLNGTSSYTKKRFAFDGKINAQHGIQNTKGQELRKTIDVLLIDTKIAYLFKNPKWSGYLGANLITQFTPGYEYDDDTLYIERQSNLFAPAYLTIPLGVQYKPNSYFFARFGVASLRYTFVTDPEIRKTVANNYGVDTNKKVYRQFGMQIVSGYNRDITSTINFKANYFGFFDYDRVRVTDFVHRLDIVFTAKVTKYINTTLSSILFYDLTQDKDVQLSQVLNVGFLMKLGSTE, encoded by the coding sequence ATGAAAAAAGTTTTGCTAACTGTTTGTAGTGTAGGGTGTATGTTGACAGCCTTTGCTCAAAATCAAAAAATCGAGATTAAAGAAGCCTCGTTATACTCAGATACGGGTAAGTGGAATAATACACTTGAACTGGGTATTAACTTTAACCAGTCAAGCTTTAGTCCTAACTGGAAGGGCGGGGGTACCAATTCATACGCTATTGGCGGTTTGCTAAACGGTACAAGCTCGTATACAAAAAAGAGGTTTGCGTTTGATGGTAAGATAAATGCACAACACGGTATTCAAAACACCAAAGGGCAAGAACTGCGTAAAACCATCGACGTATTATTGATAGATACCAAAATAGCCTACCTGTTTAAAAACCCTAAATGGAGCGGTTACTTGGGAGCCAACCTTATTACCCAGTTTACCCCCGGTTATGAGTATGACGACGATACCTTGTACATAGAGCGTCAAAGTAATCTGTTTGCTCCCGCATATTTAACCATTCCGCTGGGAGTGCAATACAAACCCAACAGCTACTTTTTTGCCCGCTTTGGGGTAGCATCTCTGCGCTACACATTTGTTACCGACCCTGAAATCCGTAAAACGGTAGCCAACAACTACGGAGTTGATACCAACAAAAAAGTGTATCGCCAGTTTGGTATGCAAATCGTTTCAGGCTATAACCGCGATATTACCAGCACTATTAACTTTAAGGCCAATTACTTCGGCTTTTTTGATTACGACAGGGTGAGAGTAACCGACTTTGTTCACCGTTTGGATATTGTGTTTACAGCCAAAGTAACCAAGTACATCAATACCACACTCTCATCCATCTTGTTTTACGACCTTACACAAGATAAAGACGTACAGTTGAGTCAGGTTTTGAACGTAGGCTTTTTGATGAAACTGGGCTCTACAGAATAA
- a CDS encoding M48 family metallopeptidase: MEFKATLFDGTVREGKPVTLELLSESIKIQATGSEYTSPVYWQVTQLKQLRHHKPHHVMLQHTVNTKHYLELSKDDFTTLVAPYYRSHAFINPVKEKSGSALKPILVVVGIGLAVLAGLYFFVVPWAAERFATVVPKETEVEIGDNLFKSTIAEYTVNDSATKLINAFFRQVNRPQDYDIRITVVKNAQVNAFAMPGGNIVVFDGILKKMDAYPQLAALLGHEFSHVQHRHTTRSIFRSLGNYLFIAAIFGDVNGVAGMIGEHANSLKDLGYSRSLEHEADEEGFKLLVQNNIDPQGMLQLFEKLEEETKGQEVPEFLSSHPVTQSRKDFAQDEIGKGGYTVKENTTMKTLFEQLKAQVK; the protein is encoded by the coding sequence ATGGAATTTAAAGCAACTTTATTTGACGGTACAGTTAGGGAAGGCAAGCCCGTAACCTTAGAGTTATTATCAGAAAGTATAAAAATACAAGCCACCGGCAGCGAGTATACATCGCCTGTGTATTGGCAAGTGACCCAACTAAAACAACTTCGGCATCACAAACCCCACCACGTGATGTTGCAGCATACCGTTAATACCAAACACTATCTTGAGTTAAGTAAAGACGATTTTACCACACTGGTAGCCCCGTATTACCGCAGCCATGCGTTCATCAATCCTGTAAAAGAAAAATCAGGCTCTGCGTTGAAACCTATTTTGGTGGTGGTAGGCATCGGATTGGCCGTTTTAGCCGGTTTGTACTTTTTTGTAGTGCCTTGGGCTGCCGAACGTTTTGCCACAGTTGTTCCTAAAGAAACCGAAGTAGAAATAGGTGATAATCTATTTAAAAGCACCATTGCCGAATACACTGTAAACGATAGTGCTACAAAACTTATAAATGCATTCTTCAGGCAGGTGAACCGCCCGCAAGACTATGATATACGAATCACGGTGGTTAAAAATGCACAGGTAAATGCTTTTGCTATGCCCGGTGGAAACATTGTGGTATTTGACGGAATACTGAAAAAGATGGATGCTTACCCGCAATTAGCGGCTTTGCTCGGACACGAGTTTAGCCACGTGCAACACAGGCACACTACACGTTCAATCTTTCGTTCGTTGGGCAATTATTTGTTTATAGCTGCCATTTTTGGCGATGTAAACGGCGTTGCAGGAATGATAGGTGAACATGCCAACTCGCTGAAAGACTTGGGTTACTCCCGCAGTCTTGAACACGAAGCGGACGAAGAAGGTTTTAAACTACTGGTACAAAACAATATTGACCCACAGGGAATGCTACAACTGTTTGAGAAGTTGGAGGAAGAAACCAAAGGGCAAGAAGTTCCTGAGTTTTTAAGCTCACACCCTGTTACCCAATCACGCAAAGACTTTGCGCAAGATGAAATTGGCAAGGGAGGCTATACCGTGAAAGAAAACACCACAATGAAAACTCTTTTTGAGCAGTTAAAAGCACAAGTGAAATAA
- a CDS encoding shikimate kinase → MVLFLIGFMGAGKTPLGHQLAKELGYTFIDTDQVFELRFKQTIAEYFAEHRESSFRREERNILESVATVDNVVIATGGGLPCYKDTMEWMNQHGTTIYLKQDIEELYARLSPQTQHRPILKQKKGKALERHISNLLNERKVYYEQAKFVFQGPVISPKTVINTIIF, encoded by the coding sequence ATGGTACTATTCTTAATCGGCTTTATGGGGGCGGGCAAAACCCCTTTGGGCCACCAATTGGCAAAAGAGCTCGGCTACACTTTTATTGATACCGACCAAGTATTTGAGTTGCGTTTTAAACAAACTATTGCCGAATACTTTGCTGAGCACCGCGAAAGCAGTTTCAGGCGTGAGGAAAGAAATATACTTGAAAGCGTAGCAACGGTTGATAATGTGGTGATTGCTACAGGCGGCGGACTGCCGTGTTATAAAGATACCATGGAGTGGATGAACCAACACGGTACAACTATCTATTTAAAGCAAGACATTGAAGAGCTTTATGCAAGACTTAGTCCGCAAACCCAGCACAGGCCTATATTGAAGCAGAAAAAAGGCAAGGCTTTGGAGAGACATATCAGCAATTTATTGAACGAACGAAAAGTGTACTACGAACAGGCCAAATTTGTATTTCAAGGCCCCGTTATATCACCCAAAACCGTTATCAACACTATTATCTTTTAA
- a CDS encoding transcription antitermination factor NusB — translation MLNRRILRIKVFQVLYAYYREEQPVMQRHETFLLTSISRIEEMYHFVLSLPGEIKYYIQNDANPEEVKYFPTERDIATGRTFVYNEIITKLQQNQYFVDKLKKVKFNWQENKDLLRILFREFKGGKYFQQYLDEPLKDFAAQKRLMSNFFTQFLAESEDFEQYMEELSMHWQDDKKLIFNFLAKSVEAVNEENDKNFLYPLSEDWDEDWGFALKLFRKTVVNNQEYQELIAKKTEKWDSDRIAVSDLVLMKMALCEMIEFPSIPVKVTINEYLEISKIYSTPKSNSFLNGILDKIKNELLDENKIIKQGRGLVE, via the coding sequence ATGCTCAACAGACGTATTCTCAGAATCAAGGTCTTTCAAGTTCTTTATGCGTATTATCGGGAAGAGCAGCCCGTTATGCAACGCCACGAAACCTTTTTGCTCACCAGTATTTCCCGTATTGAAGAAATGTACCATTTTGTACTTAGCCTTCCGGGAGAAATTAAGTACTACATACAAAACGATGCTAACCCCGAGGAGGTAAAGTATTTTCCTACCGAAAGGGACATCGCCACCGGCCGAACTTTCGTTTACAACGAGATTATCACCAAGCTGCAACAAAACCAGTATTTTGTTGATAAGCTGAAAAAGGTGAAGTTTAACTGGCAGGAAAACAAAGACCTGCTTCGTATTCTATTCAGGGAGTTTAAAGGCGGTAAGTATTTCCAGCAATACCTTGATGAGCCTTTAAAAGACTTCGCAGCCCAAAAAAGGCTGATGAGTAACTTTTTCACTCAATTTTTGGCCGAATCTGAAGATTTTGAACAATACATGGAAGAACTCTCTATGCATTGGCAAGACGACAAGAAGTTGATTTTTAACTTCCTTGCAAAATCTGTAGAAGCCGTAAACGAAGAAAACGATAAGAATTTCTTATACCCGCTATCAGAAGATTGGGACGAAGATTGGGGATTTGCTTTGAAACTATTCCGCAAAACGGTTGTTAACAATCAGGAATACCAAGAGCTGATAGCCAAAAAGACTGAGAAGTGGGATAGCGATCGTATTGCGGTATCAGATTTGGTGTTGATGAAAATGGCGCTTTGCGAAATGATAGAGTTTCCCTCTATTCCTGTTAAGGTTACCATTAACGAATACCTTGAAATATCAAAAATTTACAGCACCCCAAAAAGTAACTCATTTTTGAACGGTATCTTGGATAAAATCAAAAACGAATTGCTGGACGAAAATAAAATAATTAAACAAGGGCGCGGTTTGGTGGAGTAA
- a CDS encoding DUF1573 domain-containing protein: MKKILIAVTVLALAACAEKKGNTDGATDGGAQNSATPNTDVINNPATPQNPAAASDPANSPAISFENTHVTVEPITEGESIEIVYTFTNTGNAPLVLKAVQPTCGCTVTDDWPKEPIAPGAKGKIKAVYNSKDRGTGSITKNISVQSNAPYPGDVTDLKFTVQVNPKKG; encoded by the coding sequence ATGAAAAAAATACTTATAGCAGTTACAGTTTTAGCACTTGCCGCTTGTGCCGAAAAAAAAGGTAATACCGACGGAGCTACTGATGGTGGCGCACAAAACAGTGCAACCCCAAACACCGATGTAATTAACAACCCGGCTACTCCGCAAAATCCTGCGGCGGCATCAGACCCTGCTAACTCACCGGCCATTAGCTTTGAGAACACCCACGTAACCGTAGAGCCTATTACCGAAGGCGAGTCAATAGAAATTGTTTATACATTTACTAACACCGGAAACGCACCGTTGGTGCTTAAAGCTGTACAGCCTACTTGCGGATGTACCGTAACCGATGATTGGCCAAAAGAACCTATTGCACCCGGTGCTAAAGGAAAAATCAAAGCGGTTTATAACAGCAAAGACAGGGGAACAGGAAGCATCACTAAAAACATCAGCGTGCAATCAAACGCTCCCTACCCCGGTGATGTTACCGACTTGAAATTTACCGTACAGGTGAACCCTAAAAAAGGATAA